In a genomic window of Salegentibacter salegens:
- the glmM gene encoding phosphoglucosamine mutase has product MSLIKSISGIRGTIGGKTGDNLTPIDTVKFAAAYGTWLKNNSENKKLKVVVGRDARISGKMVQDLTMNTLTGLGIDVIDIDLSTTPTVEIAVPLENADGGIILTASHNPKQWNALKLLNSKGEFLDGAEGAKILEYAEHDNFNFSEVDDLGSITRKDNYMDIHIEEVLKLKLVEADKIKKAGFKVVVDGVNSSGGIVIPKLLKKMGVEVVELYCEPNGHFPHNPEPLKEHLTDISELVKKEKADFGIVVDPDVDRLAFIDENGEMFGEEYTLVACADYVLSKTSGNTVSNLSSSRALSDVTQKHGGEYKASAVGEVNVVKLMKDSNAIIGGEGNGGIIYPESHYGRDSLVGVGLFLTHLAEKNISVSKLRKEYTAYFMSKNKIQLTPEIDVDGILKAMEEKYRNEEISTVDGVKIDFPENWVHLRKSNTEPIIRIYTEAKSQAKADELAEDMIKEIKKIIA; this is encoded by the coding sequence ATGAGTTTAATAAAATCAATTTCAGGAATACGGGGTACTATAGGTGGTAAAACGGGTGATAATCTAACACCAATAGATACGGTGAAGTTTGCCGCTGCTTATGGAACCTGGTTAAAGAATAATTCAGAAAATAAAAAATTAAAAGTTGTGGTAGGTCGTGACGCCAGAATTTCTGGGAAAATGGTACAGGATTTAACGATGAATACGCTCACCGGGTTGGGAATAGACGTGATAGATATAGACCTTTCAACAACTCCTACGGTAGAGATTGCCGTGCCTTTGGAAAATGCAGATGGCGGAATTATCTTAACTGCCAGTCATAATCCAAAACAATGGAACGCCCTTAAATTATTAAATAGTAAAGGCGAATTTCTGGATGGGGCAGAAGGAGCGAAAATCCTGGAATATGCAGAGCACGATAATTTTAATTTTTCTGAAGTTGATGATCTTGGATCCATCACCAGGAAAGATAATTATATGGATATTCATATAGAGGAGGTTTTGAAACTTAAACTTGTGGAGGCTGATAAAATCAAAAAAGCCGGTTTTAAAGTTGTAGTAGATGGAGTGAACTCAAGTGGAGGAATTGTTATTCCAAAACTTTTGAAAAAAATGGGCGTTGAGGTTGTAGAACTTTATTGTGAGCCAAACGGGCATTTTCCGCATAATCCAGAACCTTTAAAAGAACACCTTACCGATATTAGTGAATTAGTGAAAAAGGAGAAAGCCGATTTTGGAATTGTTGTAGATCCAGATGTAGACAGGCTTGCATTTATAGATGAAAACGGCGAAATGTTTGGGGAAGAGTATACGCTTGTGGCTTGTGCCGATTATGTATTATCTAAAACTTCTGGAAATACCGTAAGTAATTTATCGTCGTCAAGGGCGCTTAGCGATGTTACTCAAAAACATGGTGGGGAATATAAAGCCAGCGCGGTAGGTGAAGTGAATGTTGTAAAATTAATGAAAGATTCTAATGCAATAATTGGCGGAGAAGGAAACGGCGGAATTATTTATCCTGAATCTCATTATGGGCGTGATAGCCTTGTTGGTGTTGGCTTGTTTTTAACCCATTTAGCCGAAAAAAATATAAGTGTTTCTAAATTACGAAAAGAATATACCGCTTATTTTATGAGCAAAAATAAAATTCAGTTGACGCCCGAAATTGATGTAGACGGAATTTTAAAGGCTATGGAAGAGAAATATAGAAATGAAGAAATTTCTACCGTAGACGGAGTAAAAATAGATTTTCCTGAAAACTGGGTGCATTTAAGAAAGTCGAATACTGAACCTATTATTAGAATTTATACCGAAGCAAAATCTCAGGCGAAAGCCGATGAATTGGCTGAGGATATGATTAAGGAAATCAAGAAAATTATAGCTTAA
- a CDS encoding acyl carrier protein phosphodiesterase, giving the protein MNFLAHIYLSDDNTQLKIGNFIADSVKGKKYLEYPPEIQKGIVLHRAIDTFTDTHPIVSKSVERLFDRYGHYSRVIVDILYDHFLAANWKEYCETPLKEYTEDFYKLLQDNFEVLPKPVQNFLPYMVADNWLYNYRKIDGIEKILFQMNRRIKYRVKMHLAVEELREFYEEFENEFRMFFEELKAYVKSEIKA; this is encoded by the coding sequence ATGAATTTCTTAGCACACATATATCTTTCGGACGATAACACGCAATTAAAAATTGGGAATTTTATTGCAGATTCGGTGAAAGGAAAAAAGTATTTAGAGTATCCGCCAGAAATTCAAAAAGGAATAGTATTGCACCGTGCAATTGATACTTTTACTGACACTCACCCTATTGTTAGTAAAAGTGTTGAGCGCCTATTTGATCGTTACGGCCATTACAGCCGGGTTATTGTAGATATTTTATACGATCATTTTCTCGCTGCAAACTGGAAAGAATATTGTGAAACCCCACTAAAAGAATATACCGAAGATTTTTATAAACTTTTACAGGATAATTTTGAAGTTTTACCAAAACCGGTTCAAAATTTTCTTCCATATATGGTGGCCGATAACTGGCTTTATAACTACCGAAAAATAGATGGAATAGAGAAAATTCTTTTTCAAATGAACCGCAGAATTAAATATCGGGTCAAAATGCATTTAGCGGTGGAAGAACTAAGAGAGTTTTATGAAGAATTTGAAAATGAATTTAGGATGTTCTTTGAGGAGCTAAAGGCCTATGTAAAATCTGAGATTAAGGCATAA